The Raphanus sativus cultivar WK10039 chromosome 6, ASM80110v3, whole genome shotgun sequence sequence GCGGTTTTTACTAGCGTTATGGGACAACAGCCATCACCTAACCTAAGGTCCTAAGACGATACAACTGTTTTGGCTTTAAAGATCTTTTGACATTGGGGGACAAACTTTGAAGATACTAACTAGATTACGTAGGATACAGCATTGTGGCGGAATGAAAATCTCGAACCGGTTAAAGATCCGGTTGGACTGAGATAGCCGGAAATACCGAACTGAAAGCagtggaaacaaaaaaaaaagatcataaaatGATGTATGGTAGCATTAGAAAAACTACATTTCGTTCTAACGAACACCACATGATTTATAAGACAAGAAAGTTAGATGTGATCATTTTAATTTCACCTAGTATGTAGGAATAACCACATATAAAAAGGGGCCACAATTTTAATAAGTCCTAAACTTATAAAaggaattttaaaaattatttgcaAGAGCTTCTGAGTAGTAGAGAAGGTTTGGGTCACACTTTTCATACACACCATAGGCAATAGGATGAGGCCTTCAATTTCTGCCTTACATGTAATAGATAGAACACACcaagaaagaacaaaaagaatatCTTTAAAATCTCCTATTTGTTTGGAGAAGACAAAACACAGAGCAAGAGAGcagcaaagaaacaaaaacaaaaatgtggGCTTCGTCTACAGCAAATGCTCTcaagctttcttcttctgtCTCCAAGTCTCAGCTATCTCCATCTTTCTCCATCTCTAGATGCTTCTCCTCAGGTGACTGTGATTATCTGTGTGTTACATAGCTTTTGTCTGAAGTTGTTGATaggtttttctctgttttttctttctagTGTTGGAGGGATTAAAGTATGCAAATTCACATGAGTGGGTTAAACATGAAGGCTCTGTTGCCACCATTGGCATCACTGACCATGCTCAGGTAAAATAGGCTATACCTTTGCTCtttttttcgttttattttGATAGTTTTGCTTCCAAGTGAACTTTAGGTGTTAAACGTTACACACTAGTACTTAAAAGTTTTAGCTCTTTGGAGAATGTTgtaaagatgattggctgaatAAGAGGAGAAATGACATTTGATGTTGCAGGACCATTTAGGTGAAGTGGTGTTTGTGGAACTACCAGAGGAAAATGGTTCAGTGAGCAAAGAAAAAAGCTTTGGAGCAGTGGAGAGTGTGAAGGCGACGAGTGAGATCTTATCTCCTATCTCAGGTGAAGTCATTGAGGTTAACAAGAAGCTAACAGAAGCACCAGGCTTGGTACGGTTTAAAAGTCTTAAAAGAAAGTAGTAAGTTACCTCTCAGGTAAGCAAATAAAGCAAACTGATAGCcatttgtgtgttttgttaGATTAACTCAAGCCCCTATGAAGATGGATGGATGATCAAAGTGAAACCAAGCAACCCATCTGAGTTAGAATCTTTAATGGGTTCAAAGGAATACACCAAGTTCTGCGAGGAGGAAGATGCCGCTCACTAGGATGGTTTCTCTCTACTTGTATGTTCCAAATGtccttattaaaaaaaaaacttataaaagtaTATTCAGTTCTCATGCATATTCTCATAAGTCATAACCAACACACCAACGAATGTATGGCTCGTTGGTTTTGGCTATcacaaacatatttttatacacCAGATGAGTCTATGATTCTTCCTTGTTAACATATAGAAGAAGACTTTGAAAGCTTTAAATAACAAACATTTGTCACACCAACTTATTACTTCTGTAACGtcgttttattattaaaagagtgATTTATTTCATGTACTCTATTAAACCAACTTATCTTAATTTTTGTATCCCACAAAGCAAGTTAGGTCTCTATTGGTTGTATCTACTTTGACAAAACAGTAAGATCCAATTTGGTCAAATTTGGGCATGAAAACACAGATAATGACACATGGtaacatacaaaataaaaatgaaaatacaaaGCACATATATAACACACAAACACATACACAGAAAGGCACCTAAACAGACCATAACTTTCTAATGGAGATCAAGCTATGGGTTTCTTTAATCGTGGTTTCTGCCATTATGACCTCTGCTTTAGGGGAATTTGGAGGACCACTAGTGAAGGGTTTCTACAAAGAGAGTTGCCCATTAGCAGAAGAAATAGTGAAGCATAACGTTGAGGTTGCTGTTCTCAAAGATCCTCGCATGGCAGCTTCTCTTCTCCGTCTTCAGTTCCACGACTGCTTTGTCTTGGTTAGTAATCACTATTTTCTAACGTGTACAAGAAGTTTTGAGGCTCTGAGTTTAGCCTTACTTTTAATTAATGGTAATCGAATTTGTGTGTAATAGGGCTGTGATGCGTCTGTGTTATTGGATACTCATGGAGATATATTGAGTGAGAAACAAGCAACTCCGAACGTGAACTCTTTGCGTGGGTTTGAAGTTATTGATTACATAAAGTACCTCCTTGAAGAAGCTTGTCCTTTAACCGTCTCTTGTTCCGACATCATCACCATGGCAGCTCGTGACTCCGTCTTCCTGGTAATCTTCAACAAGAGTGCTTCTGATTAGTTAGAAAACATATGGAGTCAACTTATTTAATTGTTATATAATTTCAGAGAGGTGGACCATGGTGGGAAGTATACCTAGGGAGAAGAGACTCGCTCAAGGCCAGCTTCGCCGGCGCAAACCAATACATTCCGGCACCAAACACTTCCCTCGAAGGCCTCATCGTAAACTTCAAGCAACAAGGCCTTGACATTCAAGACCTCATCGCTCTTTCCGGCGCTCACACAATAGGTAAAGCGAGATGCTTGAGCTTCAAGCAACGCATCGTTCAACCGAACATGTTGCAAACATTTTATGTGGATGAGTTCAAGAGACACAGCACGTTCCGGAGGATCCTACGGTCGCAGTGCAAAGACTCTAGCCGGGACAACGAGCTGTCACCTTTGGATCTACAGACTCCGGCTTACTTTGATAACCATTATTACATCAATCTTTTGAAGGGGAGAGGGTTGTTGATTTCGGATAACGTTTTGGTTAGTGAAGATCACGAAGGAGAGGTTTTCAAGAAGGTTTGGGAGTATGCAGTGGATCAAGATCTCTTCTTTGTGGATTTTGTGGAATCTATGTTGAAAATGAGCAATATTAATGTTCTTACGGGTGTTCAAGGTGAGATTAGGGGGAATTgtagatttgttaatatatgaattaagAGAATAAACACTTGAATTAATATTGGAGTTCATGATATCTTACAAATTTGACAATTTTGCCAAAGATTATTACGTTCACAGATTTTCTTTTGCCAGAGACATAAACTAACAGCGTACGAGCTGGTAATTATTATTTCTGGttcttttacaaaattaattataattcatataaCAGACTACCACAGATTAACACCAGAACACCAGTAACGACATAGAACAGGTTGAAATAGATAGGTTCAAACAGGAACAGTAGAGGTTGAAATCGATCGGTTCAGACAGGAACAGTTGAGTTTGTCAAGACAAAATATAGGATAACGGAAGGTAATAAACCTACGCCATCATCCAGATATGCTCATTATTCGCCTTTCCAGGGATTCCTACTTGCAtcaatttgaaaacataaaatttaaaatatacttttatgacgaaaaaaacagtttttgaacaaaacaaaaaagaaacgaatAAAGGGAGAGCGAGATTCAGATGGTAGTGCATGATGTAAAATTCATCAGAAGATGTCAGAGTTGGATTGTTCTatgttatcatcatcatcataatcatcgCCCTCTCCTCTTATACAAATCAATTGAAGTTATAAAACACATTATTGAACACAAAACTGCAGCTCACAGAAAAAATTACTTTAGTAAATGACTCAGTGAAGGATTTAAATATGGGCATCagataatcataaaaatagcaTCAAGAATATTCAGACGCAAATTACCCATGaaatataatttcatcatataccCTGTTAAAACGACATAATTCGTAATAAGCAgtttgaaattgaaaaatatgaagTTGAAAACTTTGAATCTGGGAATCAGTTCTCCAAGGTGAATAAGCATCAATTTAAAATCAGTCGCAAATTACCCATTTGTTAATGAGATTCATCATACTTCCAGATTCAAtaaaaacccaaaatcttcaaataaaaggaatataaaaaaaaaagtttttcagATGAGTCGATCAGAACCTGTCGAGATATCACAATAACATCACAATATGTTTCAGGGGATTGACAGACTTGTGAATTTTCTATCGTCACCTCGACTCCAAAACAAGTTTCAAAGCAAccaatagaagaaaaaaatagatctAGAAAAAAGCTCAGAACTTCTTAGAGGGTTGTGTTTAGCCGTCAGCGATAAAGAACATAGTCTCCATCTCTGGCACACGGTTTTTTCATCACAGCAGATCTATTAAAACTTAGAGGCACAAATCAAAAAGACCAAAGCTAAATCAAAAAGACCAAAGCTAAGACCAGACCAGAATCAGAAGATAAAACCcatataaacaataaacaatgagaCAGAACACAATTCGGTTGAGATGTTGTGTTAGCGTATATATACATTAGTTGAGACGGGATTAGAGGAAACCCTGATATACCTAACGGGCTTTTTATGGGCTTCTTTATCAAGTCCCATCGTCCCTCAAAGTCTGGGCTTTGTTTGTTgacagttttttctttttctattctGATTTTCTTATCTAGAGAGCAAAAAAGTTTAAGATAATTAAAGATAACCAATTGTTTGACTCTCACAGTTAAATTGGATTGGAAATCAATGCCATCCCACACTCACAAGGAGAGGCAGTTTTATTCAATCTAACAATATTGCTGTCACGCGTTgacagaaattttttttattcaattttgcATTATATATCGCCATGTTACGTCCCCTCGACGCTTTCAGACGATTGAAGAGATGCACTTCCTGTTCTCACACCCGACACCGACACTGGCACTCACCACCTGCGGGCAGTTGTTCCGTTCGAGAGATAGCTCATGCGGCGGCTCGTCGACGGCAAGCCACTGCTCTACATCGAAGTACTGACGCTTGGTCTCAGCTCCAGCTCTGGTCGTCTTTACCTCCACGTATTGAACATACCAGCCGGGCTTATCACCGGAGCCGTCAGAGTTCAGATTCAAAAAGCACACTGGGCTCGGAAGACACCGCGCTGTCCCACTGAAAATATCAAGATTGCCGTTCTCGTAGTAGTCGTGACCTCGTCCCATTACACCACCCCatctctctaggtctccaatgtCGATGTGCTGACCAGTTTTGTCCGAGATTGAAGCCCCTATGATTGAATCGGTGCCGGAGTCATCTTTCGTTccggttttgattttaaatgtgtaGACGCATTCTTGTTCCTAacgaaaattatgaaaaataaataaaaccgtGGGAACCAAGGTTCATATTTTAATGGTTTAAACTCATATTGTAGGTAAGGTAAGAAGTCATATGTCATGTTATTGATGATATTTGGGGAACTTACGGCCAATGCGGCGACAGAGACGGTGGCGATGAGGAGGagggagaggaggagagagTCAATGCGAGCCATAGTTGTTGATATGAATGTAAGAAATGAATATTTGTTCTGTCTGTCTGTCCACTATTTATATAGTTTGAGACTTGAGATTTAAAGGAGAAGAGGCCATTACTGTCTCAGAAACAGGGAAATACTTCTTGCATGATATACATCCTTTTTCTGAGAAGGACAGTATTTTCTGATTATCTATCTCATGACAGAATCGCATGACCGAACTAAAACCAATTAGTTTTGTATGGTTGTTGTAAGATTAACTCCAGTTTGCTAGTCGCATGACCCAACTAAAAGGAGAAGATAACATTATTGTCTCAAAAATAGGGGAGTGCTGCTTGAATTAATGATACAtcttaaaaaggaaaatgttTTTTCAATGATATAtcaaatactattaaaacaattaaacaaaaacCAATTTCTTGACACCTCTTGATTTCACACTAATATTACAGTAAGAAGttttaaaaaatgtcaaattcatattttcaaagATTACTACATAATGATGATATATGGAATTATGAAGCTATTAAAACGGAATTAGCCGATAGGTagtaaaatcatttttcaaataataatatagataaactatttattaaaattattgtgACTATTTATTAACATTATTATGACTGTATATtgattattcataaaattatgaaataacataaaagttaaatttagAATAACAAAACCATAATTGTCATTATAAGTAAGATTTATAAGAGCAAACACTCATTTACAAGTAATACATGATTGAGCTTTTTTTCCTTTTCGATGAATCATATGGACATTAGTTTGACTGTACCATTCATGATTTTATGTTCACCAGAGTCTCAATCCGTAGCCATGATACAAACAACATCATTATGAAGCTTCTTCAAATTATaggaatctatatatatatatatatatttatttatttatttatttatgtaactaTAAGAAGTGTGTTTTCTTTGGATACATAGCTTCCGATTGATGAGTAGATGTCAACATGATCCAAAACAATATTTAACCCATTTCTacctattttttatatttatattttagtggcTTGCAAGATTGTATCAAATATTTATGTGGACTAcaaatcataattattataatttattcaaaactatttatttttaaatatgcccttttcaaaaaaaaaactatttatttttaaaatatataaatattacgaaacagtatttattaaaatcattaaaatattccTAAATTATGGAGaaactgaaaaataaacaaaaactaattcttaaataatattatagaaaatatatttatattttagtggcATGCAATAAAGAAAAGTtcacttttaaataataataaataaaataatgtcaAAATTTTATGTGAATTATACATGTAAATATCATAAAGTTTTTCAataacttattattattaattaaatcatgaaaactatttataaaaaccATGCATTAAAACTATTATGATTATTGATTATTCCTAAAATCATTgagaatataacaaataaataaaatcacttTTCAAACCAACAACCTTCTAAGTCTTGGCTTTGTTTGTCATTGACAGTTTTTTCTTCTTAACTCGAATAGATATACTGTAagtcttatttatttttaaatatcccGAACAAATATAAGTTATTTGAAATTCTGATTATCTTCTTATCTAGAAAGCACAAATTTAAGATGATTAAAGATATCTAATTGTTTGACTGAATATTCTCACAGTTTAATTCGATTGGAACTTTTAGATCAATGCCATCCCACACTCACAAGGAGGCAGTTTTATTCAATCTACATTATTGCTATCACGCGTTGACAGACAATTTTATTCAATTTTGCATTATATATGAACGTTCATTATATATTGCCGTGTTACTTTCCTCGACACCTTCATTATTTCATATGATTGAAGAGATGCACTTCCTGTTCTCACACCCAACACCGACACTGGTACTCACCGTCTGCAGGCAGTTGTTCCGTTCGACAGATAGCTCATGCGG is a genomic window containing:
- the LOC108813838 gene encoding glycine cleavage system H protein 3, mitochondrial; the protein is MWASSTANALKLSSSVSKSQLSPSFSISRCFSSVLEGLKYANSHEWVKHEGSVATIGITDHAQDHLGEVVFVELPEENGSVSKEKSFGAVESVKATSEILSPISGEVIEVNKKLTEAPGLINSSPYEDGWMIKVKPSNPSELESLMGSKEYTKFCEEEDAAH
- the LOC108813836 gene encoding peroxidase 20, producing MEIKLWVSLIVVSAIMTSALGEFGGPLVKGFYKESCPLAEEIVKHNVEVAVLKDPRMAASLLRLQFHDCFVLGCDASVLLDTHGDILSEKQATPNVNSLRGFEVIDYIKYLLEEACPLTVSCSDIITMAARDSVFLRGGPWWEVYLGRRDSLKASFAGANQYIPAPNTSLEGLIVNFKQQGLDIQDLIALSGAHTIGKARCLSFKQRIVQPNMLQTFYVDEFKRHSTFRRILRSQCKDSSRDNELSPLDLQTPAYFDNHYYINLLKGRGLLISDNVLVSEDHEGEVFKKVWEYAVDQDLFFVDFVESMLKMSNINVLTGVQGEIRGNCRFVNI
- the LOC108809976 gene encoding PLAT domain-containing protein 2-like; its protein translation is MARIDSLLLSLLLIATVSVAALAEQECVYTFKIKTGTKDDSGTDSIIGASISDKTGQHIDIGDLERWGGVMGRGHDYYENGNLDIFSGTARCLPSPVCFLNLNSDGSGDKPGWYVQYVEVKTTRAGAETKRQYFDVEQWLAVDEPPHELSLERNNCPQVVSASVGVGCENRKCISSIV